A genome region from Manihot esculenta cultivar AM560-2 chromosome 5, M.esculenta_v8, whole genome shotgun sequence includes the following:
- the LOC110614783 gene encoding cytochrome P450 734A1, whose product MYLTFLVILLLLLAVSLVKFAYSVLWVPYKIQAHFMKQGIRGPGYRPMFGNMAEKRRLTAEAQSRRMSLFDHDILQRVVPFYHEWSCEYGETLLYWSGTRPELVIAEAGLIKEILMDTSGLFEKARVEPFVKQLLGNGLPALTAEKWALHKRITSLALNMKQVKGWVPKIVASTVKMLDEWEEKRQGKNEFEVDVHKELHNLSADIISRTIFGSSYEEGKLIFNLQEKQLRLISQAHQALYIPGFRFLPTKMNIERWRVEKKIRASIRATIDTNSRREESSRNLLSLLMCPYKNRDGKDERLDVEEVIDECKTFYFAGKETTANTLTWALLLLSMHQEWQIKAREEVVLVCRDKELPTAEMLGEFKIITMILNETLRLYTPVVALIKQAKKDVKLGDIEIPAKTELVLAFSKAHRDTGIWGVDANKFNPERFMEARNLSAVFFPWSLGPRICVGRSLAMAEMKIVLAMIIRRFSFVVSPTYVHAPINFLTVQPQYGAQILFRKVSK is encoded by the exons ATGTATCTCACATTTCTTGTGATCTTACTGTTGCTTCTTGCTGTATCTCTTGTGAAATTTGCTTACTCAGTATTATGGGTGCCGTACAAAATTCAAGCCCACTTCATGAAACAAGGAATAAGGGGCCCTGGCTACCGGCCGATGTTCGGGAATATGGCAGAGAAGCGTAGGCTGACGGCGGAGGCTCAGTCAAGGCGGATGTCATTATTTGATCACGACATACTCCAGCGAGTGGTGCCATTTTACCACGAGTGGTCATGCGAGTATGGAGAGACTTTACTGTACTGGTCAGGGACAAGACCAGAATTGGTCATAGCTGAGGCAGGGTTGATTAAGGAGATTCTTATGGATACGAGTGGGTTATTTGAGAAGGCTCGTGTTGAACCCTTTGTCAAGCAGCTGTTGGGAAACGGACTCCCTGCGCTCACGGCTGAGAAATGGGCTCTTCACAAGAGAATCACTAGTCTCGCCTTGAACATGAAGCAAGTTAAG gGATGGGTGCCAAAAATAGTAGCTAGTACAGTGAAAATGCTGGATGAGTGGGAAGAAAAAAGGCAAGGGAAAAATGAATTTGAAGTGGATGTGCACAAAGAACTCCATAATCTGTCAGCAGATATTATTTCCAGAACAATTTTTGGAAGCAGTTATGAAGAGGGAAAGCTGATATTCAATTTACAAGAAAAGCAACTACGCCTTATCTCTCAGGCTCATCAAGCTCTCTACATTCCAGGATTCAG GTTCTTGCCTACCAAGATGAACATAGAGAGGTGGAGAGTAGAGAAGAAAATCCGGGCTTCAATTCGAGCAACGATCGACACTAATAGCAGAAGAGAAGAGAGCTCAAGAAATTTGCTTAGCTTGTTAATGTGTCCTTATAAGAATCGTGATGGTAAAGATGAGAGATTAGATGTTGAGGAGGTTATTGATGAATGCAAAACGTTTTACTTTGCAGGAAAAGAAACAACTGCTAATACATTGACTTGGGCACTTCTCCTTTTATCAATGCATCAAGAATGGCAAATCAAAGCCAGAGAAGAAGTTGTTCTAGTTTGCAGAGATAAAGAGCTTCCCACTGCAGAAATGCTTGGTGAATTTAAGATT ATAACAATGATACTGAATGAAACACTCCGTCTCTACACTCCAGTTGTTGCGTTGATCAAGCAAGCAAAAAAAGACGTTAAGCTGGGGGACATAGAAATTCCAGCCAAAACAGAACTTGTTTTGGCCTTTAGTAAAGCTCATCGAGACACTGGGATATGGGGTGTAGATGCTAACAAGTTCAATCCTGAGAGATTCATGGAAGCTCGAAATCTATCGGCCGTGTTTTTCCCATGGAGTTTAGGCCCTAGAATATGTGTGGGACGGAGTTTAGCCATGGCTGAGATGAAAATTGTTCTAGCTATGATCATTCGCCGATTCTCTTTTGTGGTGTCTCCAACATATGTTCATGCTCCGATTAATTTCCTGACAGTACAGCCTCAATATGGCGCACAAATTCTCTTCAGGAAAGTCTCTAAATGA
- the LOC110614358 gene encoding probable protein phosphatase 2C 55 — MLSIYFSRLRTAVQNEIQRSILHKKGGLEDLTEVLVGQVKSRFYSYRLFHYVRIASHVDVHALVRPCTVFAARSDSLLVNHGSNISVFGAPSHTFSVSSVSGPSLQVCRYHTDCALCDTSQISDSGKFLNKQMAACTSRAEIVECFWENLTSRVGHSPFSTNSASISFGRRSSRSYRNVIMSLNNRKQPTNSPIYGYFIYNVMKKWFPYIETGSRYFHSSSPSYLSAGTAPDVTFENSACEERLENSSVSSEQRHSAGKMLKLISGSCYLPHPDKEATGGEDAHFICSDEQAIGLADGVGGWADLGIDAGQYSRELMSNSVTAIQEEPKGFVDPARVLEKAYSSTKAKGSSTACIIALTAEGLHAINLGDSGFLIIRDGCTVLRSPVQQHDFNFTYQLGSRNDGDLPSSGQVFTIPVAPGDVIVAGTDGLFDNLYNNEITAVVVHATRTGLGPQVTAQKIAALARQRAQDKDRQTPFSTAAQDAGFRYYGGKLDDITVVVSYITSSDER; from the exons ATGCTATCTATATATTTTTCAAGACTAAGAACTGCAGTACAGAATGAAATTCAGCGGTCGATCTTACACAAAAAGGGTGGGCTCGAAGATTTAACTGAAGTTCTAGTAGGCCAAGTGAAGAGTCGGTTTTACAGTTATAGATTATTTCATTATGTACGAATTGCGTCTCATGTAGACGTTCATGCACTTGTGAGGCCTTGTACAGTTTTTGCTGCACGTTCTGATTCCCTATTAGTTAATCATGGAAGCAATATCTCTGTTTTTGGAGCCCCTTCTCACACATTTTCTGTATCATCTGTGTCAGGCCCATCACTTCAAGTTTGTAGGTATCATACTGATTGTGCCCTTTGTGATACTAGTCAAATATCAGACAGTGGGAAGTTTCTGAATAAGCAAATGGCTGCTTGTACATCCAGAGCTGAAATTGTTGAATGTTTCTGGGAGAATCTAACTTCACGGGTTGGGCATTCTCCATTTTCAACCAACAGTGCCAGCATCTCTTTTGGCCGTAGAAGTTCCCGGAGTTACAGAAATGTCATTATGAGTTTGAATAACAGAAAGCAACCCACCAACTCTCCTATTTATGGATATTTTATCTATAATGTCATGAAGAAATGGTTTCCATACATAGAGACAGGATCTAGATATTTCCATAGCTCGTCCCCTTCATATTTGTCAGCTGGAACTGCCCCTGATGTAACCTTTGAGAATTCTGCCTGTGAGGAGCGACTTGAAAATTCTTCTGTTTCCTCAGAACA GAGGCATTCTGCTGGCAAAATGCTGAAGCTAATATCAGGATCTTGCTACCTGCCCCATCCTGATAAAGAAGCAACTGGGGGAGAAGATGCACATTTTATTTGTTCAGATGAGCAAGCAATTGGTTTGGCTGATGGTGTTGGTGGTTGGGCTGATCTTGGCATTGATGCAGGCCAGTATTCTCGTGAACTCATGTCAAATTCAGTAACTGCCATTCAAGAGGAACCCAAAGGTTTTGTTGACCCAGCTAGGGTCCTGGAGAAAGCTTACTCTAGCACGAAAGCCAAGGGTTCCTCGACAGCATGTATCATAGCACTCACAGCAGAG GGTCTTCATGCAATCAATTTAGGGGACAGTGGTTTTTTAATAATTCGAGATGGATGCACTGTATTACGCTCTCCTGTGCAGCAGCATGATTTTAATTTCACTTATCAACTTGGGAGCAGAAACGATGGCGATCTACCTAGCTCTGGTCAG GTTTTCACAATTCCTGTTGCTCCTGGAGATGTTATAGTTGCTGGAACAGATGGTTTGTTTGACAACTTGTACAACAACGAAATTACTGCAGTGGTGGTTCACGCCACAAGAACTGGCTTAGGGCCTCAAGTGACAGCTCAGAAAATAGCTGCATTGGCACGCCAACGGGCACAAGATAAAGACAGGCAGACCCCGTTCTCTACAGCTGCCCAAGATGCTGGATTTCGCTATTATGGTGGCAAGCTTGATGACATTACTGTTGTTGTTTCGTATATTACCAGCTCTGACGAGAGATGA